The genomic DNA ATTTTAAGTGTAATGAAAAATCTGTATACTGCAGTTTAGCTCCTTTAATACTAAAAGATTTTTTATGTTTCTTTTTAAAACCTTGTCTCGTATTTTTCTGACCACATTTATAGCCTGTTTATCAATATTATCGATTTCAAGTTTTGCGCAATCATCAAAAAATCAAACCTTAGTAATGGTTGGTGGTGCTCTTAACGTATGTAGTAGTGCCAAAACTCATCACTGTACAAATCAAAACGAGCTACAAGGTAAACAAGCTGCTCAATTTAAGATCACTGAGCGTGCTTTAACAGAATTAGAAAACGCATGGCCGAGTAATAACGAATCACACCGTAAACGAGTAATTCAGGTACTCAGCAAGTTGGCTAAAAGTCATTCAGAGACAGTGACAAAGTCAGCTTTGTTATGGGCGTGGCGTGATATTGACAATGAAAGCTTGAGTCAACTTAGCAGCCATGAGTTTAACTTTATGTTGGATATGCTCGAAGTAGCTGTTCTCGATTCTAATGGGAATAGACTAAAAGAGCAGGTTTTTAATGACCTTAACCTAGAACAGGCGAACTCAGATATTGTTGACTTTGTTGGAGCAAGTATAAAAGTCTCGAGTCAAACACCGACAGTGCTTGTTATAACAGCAGCAGATCGTGACCCATATGCTTCAGCAGATTTTTACGAGTCGCTTTTTGAAAATAAAGGAATCAAAACAGAGTGGCTTGCGTTAACACCAGCCTCAGCGTTTGCTATTACACATAATCAATGTGCTGATTTAAAAAATATTCGCCAAGCAACAATGCATGTTTATAACCGTGAACAAGTCTACGCAGATAGGGTATTAGCTGAACAAGCTATGTGTGATGCTGGTATAAAAACTGTGCGGGAAAAAATTCAGTCGGCAACGGCTGTGATCTTTAACGATGAACAGCAAACAAACCTGCAACAAGTTTTGTTTGATAACAAAGGCAATAAACTGCCTTGGTTTGATGATTTGCAATCTCGTCCAGTGATTATGTCAACTGGAGTCA from Pseudoalteromonas sp. N1230-9 includes the following:
- a CDS encoding cyanophycinase, with amino-acid sequence MFLFKTLSRIFLTTFIACLSILSISSFAQSSKNQTLVMVGGALNVCSSAKTHHCTNQNELQGKQAAQFKITERALTELENAWPSNNESHRKRVIQVLSKLAKSHSETVTKSALLWAWRDIDNESLSQLSSHEFNFMLDMLEVAVLDSNGNRLKEQVFNDLNLEQANSDIVDFVGASIKVSSQTPTVLVITAADRDPYASADFYESLFENKGIKTEWLALTPASAFAITHNQCADLKNIRQATMHVYNREQVYADRVLAEQAMCDAGIKTVREKIQSATAVIFNDEQQTNLQQVLFDNKGNKLPWFDDLQSRPVIMSTGVSSLLQAGGQNTFGSVPSIISGGGITSLRDKPIEQACMGCVNEQATGGLIYSSIGGLGTFNYGPVDSQFSENNRMPRLMSILNATGQRNGFGIDEATALVMIHSTDTRLMTVIGQSGVTHIQSEGENKGLIDYWPTGAVIEIKDNDFTLSKSSTDKALPTIKIPPLPMQRFGNIFEAEKLRSLLQAICLTQEKQAVAQQDEFLLALNANKNTEYHRLNNSQTGCAVSNLAFSIKTF